Proteins co-encoded in one Pseudophryne corroboree isolate aPseCor3 chromosome 1, aPseCor3.hap2, whole genome shotgun sequence genomic window:
- the TINCR gene encoding TINCR ubiquitin domain containing, with translation MEKLRRWSLHWVKFEILIHVPEDYQMFPVTIRPGDTIKDLRVHLVKQGITSWRKQFTYNGKELGEYETIRDLKIKNGAVILLVNKHER, from the coding sequence ATGGAAAAGCTAAGAAGATGGAGTTTACATTGGGTCAAATTTGAGATCCTAATTCATGTACCAGAGGATTATCAGATGTTTCCTGTAACAATCAGGCCAGGAGACACCATTAAGGACCTTAGAGTTCACCTAGTAAAACAAGGAATAACCTCATGGAGGAAACAGTTTACCTACAATGGGAAAGAATTAGGAGAATATGAAACCATTAGAGACCTCAAAATAAAAAATGGAGCTGTCATTTTACTTGTTAATAAACATGAAAG